Part of the Temnothorax longispinosus isolate EJ_2023e chromosome 5, Tlon_JGU_v1, whole genome shotgun sequence genome is shown below.
ataatcataaatatcGGGTATAAGCGTTGGGTTCAATTTTATGATGGTTCCTTATTGTACGGTCGAAATTGATGGGTGTCCATTTCTTATCGATCGCAAATGGACAATTTGAGATCGACTTGAGCGAATCGCGCATCAATCATCGTCAAGTTTATCATCTTGGGATTGTTCCGATCCGACGTGCGCCCCGCGCGTTCGAAAACGTTCGAGGAACGAAATGGTGAACATTGTGGGCAGAAACAGAGAAGTACGCGACCGTGCGTCGATCGGCCGCCTCTCATTCGATAATAATCGGTTTCGTTAGCAATGGAACGGAACAGGATGAGGAGGAACGCACGCGAAGGCATCGCGCTCGCGGCGTCCCATTGTTGATGGGTTCGCGCGTTCAGATCCTGGATTCTGGATTGCGCATTCAGCAGCCGTTCGCGGCGCGGTAAAAGTCATCGCGACATTACGTAATGCCTCATTCGCGGCGATCCTCCCACTTGGATCAGTCGAAAGAAGATTCTCGCCTCGCCTTCACTGCGTCTCACGTGCGCGGCCGCGCCGACCACCGCCACTAccgttatcgcgcgcgcgataataTCCGCATATTTTCGAAGATTTGTGGCCGGCGCGCGGATAGACGTACGATCGCCACCGATCGACGAAGGAGAGAGGAATTTTTGGCTCGCTCGATTAAATCGCGAATGAGGTCGGTGCACCAACGAGTGGCATGcgaaataacgtaaaaaaaaggcTCGCCACGTACGAAAGTGTGATACATCCAcctttgattaattataatcaatttttatttaatcgaaGCAATTAATTCACCACAAGTAAACGCTTTCCttggttttttaataaattacatttataattttacgtaatgccgaaaatgtaaaaatgtgactaattgtaaataatatctcCTGAAGGAAGTTGAATTACGTAACAATATCCTTCGGTTCGGTCATTCACTGGTATACTTCAATCGTGAAATCGTAATAACTTTGTCATTGGATTATGAAGAGGGAAtaaagcacacacacacacatacacgcacataTTTCACGTTCCGCAATGGTACTCGAGATCATAAACGTGGGCACAGATGAGCGCGGCGATGCACAGCGGCATACTTAGGATCCCCTTCCTGTCGAAACGCTGGGAGATAGAGGCCTCTGAAAGAATAGAGAAGAAGAGCGGCAAGAAAAGAAACTGGCGGCTGGCAGGGAAGCTATGTGCGCAATTTAACGGGGATTACGACCTTAGCCACTTAAGAAGTCGCGGTAGTAATCGACGGTCTTCGAACGGGCCCCCTCAAGAGCCGGGCCTCGAGCGGGCCTCGCTCGCGCCTTGGACGGGCCCCTTAAGCGGGTCTTAATCGAACCACGAGCTAGAGGCGGCCAGCCTGGCGTACCTGATCCGCCTGAGCCAGTCCCGACGTAGAGCGCGGACGACTAAGGCTAATCCTGAGACTAGAACCGGCTGGGATCGCGTCGCGGACTCCGTCTCCGGCTCGGCGCAATCGGATCGGAGATATCGAGAAGGAAGGCATCGTCCCGGAAACGATATGGGAAAGCCATTGCACCTGATTGTAATATTGCAACGTACGTAAGGCTGATTaccttgattttttttattattttcgcgtTTTGGATTAATCCGCCGAAGCGACCGTGTCTTTAGACATGAGCTTGAAAGAGTTGAAGCCTCTCCCTCGCGTAACGAAAGCGcaacaaataaatgtaatgtcaATTTTCTTTCGGTATGAATTGTAACGGAGAGAGTGTAAGAATTGTCTTGTGAATTTCCATGCAGAAGAACCATGTTAAAATATGATTGCGGCTCGTGAAGAAACTGGCAGCGTTATATTCGTGGGAAAACTTGAATTTAGCGAAATAAATGATGTGTACATAATGCGTCGAATTAGGCAATGTAATGCATTTTAAAGTTTCCCACTGATGCGGCACTATGTTGCAGCAGTATCGTCCGCGTTCGCTTATAGGTACGATCCTTGGTATGGTCGCGCGGATACGCAGCGTCCGGTCGACGTGATCACCGACGTCGTCAACGAGCTCGGGGTGAGGATCCTTCAGCAATATTCGACGCGGGGAAACGTCGCGTTCTCACCCACGGGGGTCGCCTTCGTGCTGGCGGCGCTCTACGAAGGATCCGCGGGTAGAGGAAGTCAACAAATCGCCGAAGCCTTAGGCCTACCAGCCAACCGAGATGTTACCAGGATCGGTTTCAGGGACATTCACCGACGATTACGAGTAAGATTCTGCGTAATGTGAATATCTAGGTGATAAAGACACCCAAAAGATTAGACACTTTTTGGACTCTTTCTATCATGTTTCATACAAATCCGATTTGATATTTACTCTAATTGCATTATTTGACATActtttgttgattttttatcattaaatgtatttatcttcgagaaacaaaattgataatcgttataaataatattagaattagAACATATAATCAGTTTTATGTACATGCATACTGAATTACACCGATGTTGATTTCAAGAGCTACCTTAACGCCGATGGCTTCCTGGGCGGGCTGACGCTAAGCAGAGAGAACACTAGACTCCGTCCCGAGTATGAAGACATTCTGAGGTTTTACGGCTTCGATCTGTCGAGTATTGGGCAAGAAGCGAACGTTACCGTTAGCATGGGAGACTCGTCAGGTATAACCGAACTTCCGACGTCCACGATCGGTTTAACCACGCTCCCAGCAGGGATGGTAGACACTGGGAATGTGTCGGACATGACAACGACGATGTTAACGGGTGCTATCACGACTCTTCCTCCGGCTGGTGCGGAAACAACAGTCGTTCCATCGACCGCGGCAGACGTTACTCAGCAAACTGTCACGATGGCACCAACGGGTGCAACCGATGTACAATCGACATTTACTCCGGTCACCAGCGCCGGAACAGTTGTCCAAGACACGTCGCCGACGCAATCGGCAAATTCCTCAACGACAATTACTTCCGGCGAAAGTGTCCAGCTGACTCCGTCCGCTGGTACGGAAACTGACGCGGGTTTGCCGAATACGATTACGCCGATGGTAAACACAGACAACCAAACGATTTCTACTACAACAACCATAGTCGAGGGCAATCAGGGTCCGCAGACTTCCTCGACGGTTGCAGCCAGCGATACTGTAACAAGTGCTAGCGTTCCTAACGAGAGTGTTCAAGTATCGACTGGCGCGAGTATGGCAACTGCGACCGACATGATGGCATCGATGAGTACTGATGTTCAAGTACCTTCAACTTTCACTGCGAACACCGAGGTATCAACGACAACAAGTATGCCGAGTTCGGGTGCGTCGAGTACTGACGCATCGGTGGCTGCGAGCACAATCGTCGTTAACATGATGCCCGCTAATACGTCCACACCCAACGCGACCTTGAGTACCGTTACTGTGAATTCGTTAACCACTGTGGTACCAGCAATCTTGGATAGCGCGAACGTGACTATCCCGAGTCCCGTTACCGAAACGATGATGGTGAACGGCGTTGTTTCACAATCGAATACCGAGACGTCGACAGACACTCCGGCCGGGAATAATCCAGGAATGACCGCTGCGAATGACCTCGCAACGACGATGATGACGGATATTGACGGTGCGGTCAATTCTGCGACGACCGTGGTATCGCCTATTCCGGGAACAAACGCGACGTCGGGCAATCTTGCTGGGAATAACTTCACAGTCGCGAATTCTACGATGAGTTCCATGGATAATCGAACGGTCGCGTCTCTCGTGGATGAAAATACCATTTCGATGAatcgaaagaagaaagatcTGACGGATATAATTAACACCGATACCGTTAAAGACGAGTCAACGGACGGATCGCCGAATCTTCATAAACGCGAAGCGAGAAGCCCGCGTGGATACTTTTCTAGCTACCCAGGTCAGGTTCAGTTAACGAATATCTTCTTCGATTATATGTCGCTTGTATCAAATTGAGAATTACAACACGCGCAAACAGGTTCAATCTTCCTAATTTGTCCTGCAGGAAAATTCCAATActaaattatttgcaattccTATGTAAATTATGCAGTCATGAATATCAAATTATGTTTTAGCGGAgagaattatgaaattttacgaCAGAAATTATCGTTTCTATTGCATTTATACGAGAATATAAGaacgaatttttctttaaacagaaaatgttaaatgatTGATGGGATTCGATTTCCTATTTTTCAGACGAAGGTATCTGGATGCAAGATTTAGAGATTTGGAAATCGTATAACACGGTAAATCCGGGTGAGTCCTCCATCGGAGATTCATCAGCAGAGATGTCGTTTTTAGTGAACGGTTGCGACGTTTCCTCGGTATCGGCTTCGAGATACATCGCTGTGTTGCCCTTCGCGTATTTCCCATCGCTGCAGGCTGTCGCGCTCGAATTTCCTTTAGACGTAAGTCTACGTGAAAATTTAACGTGATCTAGTTTtacctttctctttctcagaACTTGAAGGATTTAATTTAAGCttgatttgttaatttttaatttgaaattttcttgattcttaaaaatttgagaatatTGCGTTGTTCTAGTCACAGTccacaatttatttcaaatagcCTAGCCTTAactatctttttcttaaattaaaatattatgcgaTGTACAAGCAAGgacagaatatatatttaaataatatttaaataaataacctTGTAATCAATGTGCAGTTGATGCttagaaattacataaattattcttaGTACAATTTCAAGTATAACTGcacagtacaaaaaaaatctcaattattttcttaacaatACAAGGAATTTCTGTTATCTCCTTAACATTCAAGGATCCCCGATACAACATTATACTTTTCATGCCCACGGATAAAACGGACACGCACCGGCTGGCGAGGGATCTCAGCGGAAAGTCATTGAGATTGTTGAGGAAGCGATTACAGCCTACTTGGGTCAGGGCCACTATACCTTCGTTCATGCTGCGTGGTTTCGTCACACTGACGTCATTTCTGCAAAGGGTAAGGGGATAACACGTCGTCCTCTTTGACGTCAATATCTTACGAATGCCAAATGGGCGCCAaggtagaaaaatatattctagaTGTACAGCCAATAACTAATCGCGCATAAAAGTATTGTACAGTTTTCCATAGtttctacaatttttcattttcaaagACTTTTATCTCAAGGATCATCCACTGAGAATGAGAAGAATACAGATTTGAATTGTTAAATATCAACTaaacgtaattataaattacatcttACTTTGTCTCTGTTTGTttgcttttaaattatttttctaaggCATCGTATGTAACAAAAAGTAACATTTTCTTAACGTTTTGCGATGTACAGAAGGATTGAGATTGAGGAAGGAAGAATCAAGATTATTATCGACGTATGCGTGACTGGTGCATATTTGCGTCGGCGTCGTAGTTTACATAATCTCTCTAAGAggtcttccttttttttatctgtttctTCCGCAGCTGGGAATCCTGGATGTGTTCGAGCCGAGAGTGGCCGATTTATCGCCCATGACATCCGATCTCGGTGTATACGCCCGGGACGTGCAACAGAGTATAGGAGTCAATATAAGGAATTATATGAAACCCGACCGGACCCATTCTCGTGAGTCGCCTAATGTCGTTCCACCTCGAAGGGACTATTACCGATATCTACCGCCAGGTCTTTTTTACTCTCTTATCGCTTTTCATGCACTATCGCACTCCCCTTTCAATTACTCCGTAACGGTAACGCGTTTCCACGCGTGTAATTGCATCCCTCGCTCCTTAATGCGGACGTCCTGAATTTAAGAgtccaatttatataattttgcgcGGCTACGTGTATAATCCTTAGCATTTGCAGTATTCCTTTATCtctcaattatatattttacttctttatttttttcgcttCTCTCGCCGCTTGTAAATTGCTTCCTCCTGCCTGTAAGTGTAATAATATAGCGCTGTCAGTGCGACCCGCGCGTCCGAGTATCCGTTCATCGATCAAGCGCACgggtttattttaatcaacttttcatatacttgacattatcatatataatatattttacaccttactcgttattattattcattacttCGTCACGTTGCGTCACGTTCTGATGCTATGTGTCAcgcgattatattatttccccGGCAACCCAATACGAGTAAACACGAATACGTTAGAATTAAATCACTTTGAGTAACATCCGAAATTAACGAGCGTCTCGATACGTCTCGGACGCTCGGCTAACCGGATGTTAACCGGCACTGAACGCGTACAGGTGATTTAATTTGTCGTGGAGAAGGAGAGAACAAACAGCGAGGCGGGACGGCGGAGTATAGCGATGCCACGACTCCCAGGCAGGCCGCGTCGGAGATAATGTTCGAAGAAATAATTACGTTGACGCAATGTCCGGTATTAACGGGTGAAATTGCAAAgtttcacgcgcgcgcggctctTGTACTCTCCAGAAACATAATTTGcgcatataattttgtaaacgacgacggcgacaaTGTGCCCCTCTACGCGTCGTGAACACGCGTCTGACGACGGCCGGTCGTTACTACTGCCCCGCAGCTCTCACTCGTTTCTTCActatcttttctctctctctctcgttttttcGCTTCCGCCTAATCCGTCATTGCTCTTTCTCACGTTCCGCTGTATCTTCATTACTTAATGCCGGGACTGTCGTTAACGATGACGGCCGCTTCCGCGCGCTTCAGAACGCTGTCAAAGTTACCGTCGCGCGTTTCCGGAATTTACACGCGAACACTTTCGGTCCTCGTTTAAGATTGAGAAACTGTCGGAGACGAATGTCTAGCCGCTAATTACATCTTTACGATAATTATGCCGAGTGTTAATCGTTATCTCCTTGATGCATCGTAAATTACAGGTCATTTTCGCAGATAATTCCGCTAAACGCTTTTCTAAAAACGCATCTGTTTCTACAAGTTCTATGTAAATTACAGGATTTAATCCTGAAAACGTATGACGCAAAATGTATTGCGAGATGCGAGTGGACCTCATCTGCGAGAACGTGATTTTCGAGGTCGATCAGCTGGCAATATCTGTTTTCACGCCACTAGGCGAACCTTCAAACAAAACTATCGATTACCGCTGGAAATGTTCTCAGTATTGTTATGCAGTTCGCTGAATTTAATTGCTGATATCCTGCTCGAGTCCGTAAAGGAAGTCAATAAAAAGACCTTGCGCCATCTCTTTTTACATTCACCGAGGATTCCTGAATCGctgcggcgcgcggcgcggcgttgcaACTGTTTCTGTGAAATTATTCTTTCGGCTATTTTTGTCACtctaaatacaaattatatcataGAATAGTAGAATATTTAGAAGATAAGAAATTACGATTTACTACTACAGAttgttatttacaattttgtatataatatcatttcaACTATGCTTTAAAATGATACATATAACGGAATTCTTTGCTTGACatatagttaaattaacagttaaataaaaacttataatagtagtcgtttaaaaaattagaatattatttttactgcaCTAGACTTCCCTGTTGTTTATGACAttacattcttttcttttcgtatAAAAACTAACTTGCCGTCGTAAAAATACGAGAGCAAGAAGTTTTGTCAACTCAGTGAAAGGAAGGACGCGTGCATTGGAAGTCAATGAACCGAACATCTAGAAATCTAAAGATTTGACCCGCGATGCATCACATCTGCCAGTCGCTTCGAGAGCCAAGAAATTGAAACGctgcttaaattaaaatgtcaatttttcAAACCCGAAACgcttatcaatttttatttgattttagagcaaaatatataaaattccaagttcttattttattatttttgatctaAAACTCCATAGGAACTCTGCAATtgctttaaaaagttttataaaaataattattgtaatataatatataatatatagtttttcctttgatgcattaaaaaatatatatagtcttGATCTCTTGCAAATTTGCTAGATACATTAGCTATCCATATCTCTTTCACAACATATTTTCGTCATAATTTATACATCTTCCTAATTCCTCTGCACTACGTAGAATAAGACAAACTACTAGCTTTGTATTATGCGCAGAGCTCTATAAATTTACAtagatttatcttttataatatgtaacgtgcacattatagaaaatattaaaaatatcttgaataatattttctgtaattaaaataattctctgcaaaagtttgcaaaataattataatttttttttttttttaggcaaTGGTCTGTTCGAGAGAGCTGGACCCGAACCCTTTACAGCTTTACATCCCTTCCTTTATTTCATCGTCGACACCGAGACTTCAGTGAGTCTAATTGCCGGTCGAGTGGACGATCCGCTTAATTCGAGAATATTGTAGGGACATAATTTACGATCGctaagatttaaataaacacTCATTTATTTGAcgatacttataaataattctataatgTGAACTTGTCCTATTAGCTCGCACACAATTATTATCAAGTACACGCAATTAATATTGTGCTCTGTACAAATTCctatttgtaaataaagaaatataaaaaataagaaagtgGCAGTGAGCGTAACTTGAAATGTGCGAAATTGAGCATTTGGAAGAATATTCCAAGCTATCTCACGCCGTAGGGCGAAGGGCAAACTTTCTATACATCTTGCTAATCAATAAAAGCAGATACTCATCGTGCGTTTGTTGCGAAAAACTACGAAAATCGAAATCGcgatagttataaaaatttacatttttcaccggttttctttaattcaagttgaatttttcaaagttgtAGGATCGACAGTCTGGTTTTCAAACTGGTTTTGCAACTCTAAGCGGTGTTTATGTAATTAACgattctttcttaatttttgtttcagtatgtatgcgtgtgtgagtgtgtgtgtcaTATCTCATATTCGGAGCGTTGTGGCAAGAATGATAACGATGTATCTTCGAAATCTATCGGACTACTCCTTCgatctttttattacacaacTCAGACTTCCCTTGTTTATTTAGCTATAGCCTTAATCtagcaaatatattatttccttacttacttttataaatacagTTCAGTGTGCTGCTATAACGCACGAGATTTTACACAcgtcatacatatatatatacatatatgtatatatatatatatattcaataactTTCGGCGATGATCTTATTTCACCTCTTCTAGTGCGGGGTATATTTCTTCGTATATATAGCAACCAGGATGCTTACTCCGTGAGTGGCAGtgtaaatgcaaataaataaatgtaaacgaTATAAAAGGCGTATTTTCATTCGCGTGAAAAATCTAGGATAATGTCTTTTGATATCGCACGAGACGACACCGCGAATCGCTTATTCGCGAGATGAACTTCGTCCGAATTCGAGAGTTGCCTCGTGTCGTCCCCTCGCGTGTTCGTCAAGTCAATCAGGCAACATTCTTCAAGATCCATGGTACGAACTTGGATATCCGCGTGCAGACGCCCGGTAAATTGGCTTCCGCGCAACCGATGCCCCAGGATATGATACCAGCGAGGAAGTACCTGCCGTCCTTTCCGCGAACCTGGAGAGGCCCCCCGGAATCGCCCTGTGTAacgtaagaacgtaaaagtCTCTCAACGGAAACTTTGAAACGTGAACAGCGAGTAGTTCGATTATAGGCACGCACGTACATACCTGACACGAATCCTGCCCGCCGGTCTCGTAACCGGCACATAGGAAAATATCCGGTATGAACTCGTGTCTACCGGCCTTCAGGAACATCGACTTGCACATGTCATTGCTGATTATCGGCACGGATACCTTGAAAGCGAGATTAATGAAAGTCGGAGGAGGTTGAACGTACCCCTCGAGGGTTTGATCGTCAAAACGATAATTACTTCCTGCAACACCGAGGGCAACGTTCCACCCTCGCTCAACCTTCCCCAGCCGGTGACCGTCGCGTTCTCTCCTATCAGGAGGTCGTCCGTGGCCGGCAGGCAGATGGGCGAGATGTGCGCGGCGAACGTCAAGGAACTCTCGAGTCGCACCAGCGCGAGGTCGTACTCGTACGTGAAGAAGTTGTACTTGGGATGCACAACTTTCTTGGCGACGCCGCGCTCCACGTAGGGCAGCCGCTCTTGTACCGACGAGAAGTCGTACTCGCCGACTCGTATCCGGATTTGCGACGTCAGCAAACTGAAACGGAACAGAGTATAACGGTGCACCTTCGAAAGACGAGAGAGACAGGATACGGGGATAGGGTACTCACTCGTCGACGCAATGGCCCGCGGTGGCGATCCAATTCTCGTTGAGTACCGCCCCGCCGCAGCGGTGAGTACTCGAGAAGCCGAAGAAGGAGGTCCTACGTACGGATACCTGCCAGGGCCACCGGCCGAACGACGCGTCCTTGCCGCCGACGATCCTCGTTTCCGGCCGCGGGAATAGCGGCGGCACGCCGCACTGCATGTTCTTGCTCTCGTCAGCGGCCGCGACCGTCATCACCGAACCCGTCGCCTTCTCGCTCGCCACCTCGGTGGTCGACGATCCTTGCGTCGCAGCGACGCTCGTGGCACTCGTGCTGCTCGCGCTGGTCGTGCTGCTAGTAGTTGTCATTGTTGCGGTCGTTAGACTGGTTGTATCGCTGACGGAGGACATCAATGTGGACGGCGTCGTGCTCTGCATTGTGGTTTTCTTCGTGGGCCGCGGCCTAGTTGAAGTCTCCAAGTGGGACGTCGTTATGTAGTGCGCCGAGCCCAAGGGCTTCTGATATTCGGTGCTCTGCAAAACGTTAACGTTGCACAATGTTATAGATAAGGTCCAATcgttttttccaaaattttagcgaagatatttataaacactttaataaatatacatcgaCTGATatatgaacaaaaataaatgagtATTAACATTTTCGGCCATTAGGTGAAATCTTATGCCTGACAATAATTCTTGTGAATTTTATACTTGTGAATTTGCCTTTTATGTGTTTGTAATTCAAACACGCGAGAACGTGACGTAAAAAATCGCCACAGCAAACAACATAACAATCAATACCAATAAttaagaagagaaaatatgGGCGTACATGCGACTCGGTCGGCTTTAGGCTCGGTCGTGGAAAGTTTTCCGGGCCATTCTGAAGGAGGCTGGGACTGTCGGTCCAATGTGGTTTTAAGGACGGCCTAGGTGGTGTCCAGCTGTTCGACCAGAAATGAGAACTCGTACCTAAAGACGGTATTCGTACGGTCTCCGGCACGGTAATCGCGGTTATCGGTTTGGttgacgaagacgacgacgacgatgacgacagAGATGAAGAGAACGATGTTGACAAGGACGACGAGAATGAGGACGACGCCGATGACGGTTTCTGTTTTGTGACGAAGGCCGGTTCCGTGGTCACTTGCCAGTGAGAGGTTTGTGGCACGGATCCGGCTGCGCTAGaatgaaagataaattttaagttGGGCTCGGTACACAATATAATATGacatgtattattatactttacgtgataataataatataactgtatataatatatagctgTAAATTTTTTGCGTGATAATATACGTAAGAGGTTTACTATTGGAAGAGAGAAGCGATATacgatatttacatatatattgaggCTTAAACCAGTATGACTTAAAAACGAGTTGCATACCTGGTGGAAG
Proteins encoded:
- the LOC139813042 gene encoding uncharacterized protein isoform X2 produces the protein MGKPLHLIVILQLSSAFAYRYDPWYGRADTQRPVDVITDVVNELGVRILQQYSTRGNVAFSPTGVAFVLAALYEGSAGRGSQQIAEALGLPANRDVTRIGFRDIHRRLRSYLNADGFLGGLTLSRENTRLRPEYEDILRFYGFDLSSIGQEANVTVSMGDSSGITELPTSTIGLTTLPAGMVDTGNVSDMTTTMLTGAITTLPPAGAETTVVPSTAADVTQQTVTMAPTGATDVQSTFTPVTSAGTVVQDTSPTQSANSSTTITSGESVQLTPSAGTETDAGLPNTITPMVNTDNQTISTTTTIVEGNQGPQTSSTVAASDTVTSASVPNESVQVSTGASMATATDMMASMSTDVQVPSTFTANTEVSTTTSMPSSGASSTDASVAASTIVVNMMPANTSTPNATLSTVTVNSLTTVVPAILDSANVTIPSPVTETMMVNGVVSQSNTETSTDTPAGNNPGMTAANDLATTMMTDIDGAVNSATTVVSPIPGTNATSGNLAGNNFTVANSTMSSMDNRTVASLVDENTISMNRKKKDLTDIINTDTVKDESTDGSPNLHKREARSPRGYFSSYPDEGIWMQDLEIWKSYNTVNPGESSIGDSSAEMSFLVNGCDVSSVSASRYIAVLPFAYFPSLQAVALEFPLDDPRYNIILFMPTDKTDTHRLARDLSGKSLRLLRKRLQPTWVRATIPSFMLRGFVTLTSFLQRLGILDVFEPRVADLSPMTSDLGVYARDVQQSIGVNIRNYMKPDRTHSRNGLFERAGPEPFTALHPFLYFIVDTETSVSLIAGRVDDPLNSRIL
- the LOC139813042 gene encoding uncharacterized protein isoform X1, which gives rise to MGKPLHLIVILQLSSAFAYRYDPWYGRADTQRPVDVITDVVNELGVRILQQYSTRGNVAFSPTGVAFVLAALYEGSAGRGSQQIAEALGLPANRDVTRIGFRDIHRRLRSYLNADGFLGGLTLSRENTRLRPEYEDILRFYGFDLSSIGQEANVTVSMGDSSGITELPTSTIGLTTLPAGMVDTGNVSDMTTTMLTGAITTLPPAGAETTVVPSTAADVTQQTVTMAPTGATDVQSTFTPVTSAGTVVQDTSPTQSANSSTTITSGESVQLTPSAGTETDAGLPNTITPMVNTDNQTISTTTTIVEGNQGPQTSSTVAASDTVTSASVPNESVQVSTGASMATATDMMASMSTDVQVPSTFTANTEVSTTTSMPSSGASSTDASVAASTIVVNMMPANTSTPNATLSTVTVNSLTTVVPAILDSANVTIPSPVTETMMVNGVVSQSNTETSTDTPAGNNPGMTAANDLATTMMTDIDGAVNSATTVVSPIPGTNATSGNLAGNNFTVANSTMSSMDNRTVASLVDENTISMNRKKKDLTDIINTDTVKDESTDGSPNLHKREARSPRGYFSSYPDEGIWMQDLEIWKSYNTVNPGESSIGDSSAEMSFLVNGCDVSSVSASRYIAVLPFAYFPSLQAVALEFPLDDPRYNIILFMPTDKTDTHRLARDLSGKSLRLLRKRLQPTWVRATIPSFMLRGFVTLTSFLQRLGILDVFEPRVADLSPMTSDLGVYARDVQQSIGVNIRNYMKPDRTHSRESPNVVPPRRDYYRYLPPGNGLFERAGPEPFTALHPFLYFIVDTETSVSLIAGRVDDPLNSRIL
- the LOC139813040 gene encoding uncharacterized protein → MRWIGYVATILWWSGIARSLSTLNRGHSYKITPKPCKVPGSESKEGTCMFVWECIKSEGTHVGVCVDTFMFGSCCVHNTTVNTIGASHRPHHHHQQQQQHETTSTLKPGLLLAEPTANETIRLTSTSLSGFSSTASSTAKPNLHYYTGSHGSGTGSTRPMKPSSHGVGRPLQKRPHAKPTSEHDVEVLQTPAVSSASTNTWAEGRPQETKRPGHHAGHPHHHKTRPDDGALSEKPSSVQSQPGFKDKLETHNTLIVRLPGKEHADDEVVGSSGPSKPNKQGKPGKPGNQRPFESRPDDGKTEDADLSVQETINRPNVNSVIENETGKEPHPGSNFVHTERPHWATKPAQSKPSSTDFSKPYFSMKTTTYRPISQPDHRPNFISRPNWVLSTKTSTTTTVRPTYSRQPSTSAAGSVPQTSHWQVTTEPAFVTKQKPSSASSSFSSSLSTSFSSSLSSSSSSSSSTKPITAITVPETVRIPSLGTSSHFWSNSWTPPRPSLKPHWTDSPSLLQNGPENFPRPSLKPTESHSTEYQKPLGSAHYITTSHLETSTRPRPTKKTTMQSTTPSTLMSSVSDTTSLTTATMTTTSSTTSASSTSATSVAATQGSSTTEVASEKATGSVMTVAAADESKNMQCGVPPLFPRPETRIVGGKDASFGRWPWQVSVRRTSFFGFSSTHRCGGAVLNENWIATAGHCVDDLLTSQIRIRVGEYDFSSVQERLPYVERGVAKKVVHPKYNFFTYEYDLALVRLESSLTFAAHISPICLPATDDLLIGENATVTGWGRLSEGGTLPSVLQEVSVPIISNDMCKSMFLKAGRHEFIPDIFLCAGYETGGQDSCQGDSGGPLQVRGKDGRYFLAGIISWGIGCAEANLPGVCTRISKFVPWILKNVA